A window of the Candidatus Woesearchaeota archaeon genome harbors these coding sequences:
- a CDS encoding tyrosine-type recombinase/integrase has protein sequence MNYTFGEDYFETKKKYLSDLRDVCVLKGFSSQTIKTYSFCVSRFLDFINKNKSSLNLDNEGVKYYLLSLDVSTNSSRLHYASISFFFREVLKKPFSLEEVPIKKKAKSLPKVLSKEQIKDLINATDNIKHKLLVKMLYSSGLRLQELIDLKRKNIDFDRDIINVVRGKGSKDRITLLSESIKMDLLKYYSTYEFKTNYVFEGRNGKYTKKAVQKVLDELGKKIGVKVHPHMLRHSFATHLLEQGTDIRFIQKLLGHSDVSTTEIYTKVSNRELCKIKSPLDDF, from the coding sequence ATGAATTATACTTTTGGCGAGGATTATTTTGAAACAAAAAAGAAATATTTGTCTGATCTTAGGGATGTCTGCGTCTTGAAAGGATTTAGTTCTCAAACTATTAAGACGTACAGTTTTTGTGTTTCGCGTTTCTTAGATTTCATCAACAAAAACAAAAGTTCACTTAATCTTGACAATGAGGGTGTTAAGTATTATTTGCTTAGTTTGGATGTTTCTACTAATTCCAGTCGTTTGCATTACGCTTCGATTAGTTTCTTTTTTCGCGAAGTTTTGAAAAAACCTTTTTCTTTGGAAGAGGTTCCTATAAAAAAGAAAGCTAAGAGTTTGCCGAAGGTTTTGTCTAAGGAGCAAATTAAGGATTTGATTAACGCTACGGATAACATTAAACATAAGTTGTTGGTGAAAATGCTTTATTCTTCTGGATTAAGGTTGCAGGAGTTGATTGATTTGAAGCGTAAAAATATTGATTTTGATCGTGACATTATTAATGTTGTTCGTGGTAAGGGTTCTAAGGATAGGATTACTTTGCTTTCCGAATCTATCAAAATGGATTTGTTAAAATATTATTCTACTTACGAATTCAAAACAAATTATGTTTTTGAAGGTCGTAATGGAAAATACACGAAGAAGGCTGTTCAGAAGGTTCTTGATGAGTTGGGTAAAAAAATAGGTGTTAAGGTTCATCCGCATATGCTTCGTCATAGTTTTGCTACACATTTATTGGAACAAGGTACAGATATTAGGTTTATTCAGAAATTGTTAGGTCATAGCGATGTTTCTACTACTGAGATTTATACTAAGGTTTCTAATCGTGAGCTTTGTAAGATTAAGAGTCCTCTTGATGATTTTTAG